One window of Brassica napus cultivar Da-Ae unplaced genomic scaffold, Da-Ae ScsIHWf_738;HRSCAF=1070, whole genome shotgun sequence genomic DNA carries:
- the LOC125605301 gene encoding probable sucrose-phosphatase 1 — MERLTSPPRLMIVSDLDDTMVEHRNDNDNHSLLRFNSLWEEAYRHDSLLVFSTGRAKTMYKKLRKERPLLTPDVIVTSVGTEISYGKSMVPDENWVEIMNNKWNRGIVEEETSKFPELTLQAETEQMPHKLSFHVDKSKVKEVTKELYQRLEKRGLEIKIIFSGGIALDVLPKGGGKGQALAYLLKKLNTEGKLPLNTLVCGDSGNDTELFTIPNVYGVMVSNAREELLEWYAENGKDNSNIIHASERCAGGIIEAIGHFKLGPKLSPRDVSDFLQCKSDNVNPGHAVVEFFLFYERWRRGEIENCEAYTKSLKASCDPAGVFVHPSGAEKSLRDTIDELGKYHGDKKDKKFRVWTDQVLATETTHGTWIVKLDKWEQTGSERKCCTTTVKFTSKENEGFVWENVQQTWSEESEVKDDSNWII; from the exons ATGGAGCGGTTGACATCTCCTCCTCGTCTCATGATAGTCTCAGATCTTGATGATACAATG GTTGAACATCGAAATGATAATGATAATCACTCTTTGTTGAGGTTCAACTCATTGTGGGAGGAAGCTTATCGCCATGACTCTCTTCTTGTTTTCTCAACGGGAAGAGCAAAAACAATGTACAAGAAACTGAGGAAAGAGAGACCATTGTTAACTCCTGATGTAATCGTTACATCCGTAGGAACTGAGATATCATATGGTAAATCAATGGTTCCGGATGAGAACTGGGTTGAGATCATGAACAATAAATGGAACCGAGGAATTGTCGAAGAAGAAACCAGCAAGTTCCCTGAGTTAACTCTTCAG GCAGAAACTGAGCAGATGCCTCACAAGCTTAGCTTTCACGTTGACAAAAGTAAAGTCAAGGAAGTAACCAAGGAGCTATATCAACGGTTGGAGAAACGCGGG TTGGAGATCAAAATAATCTTCAGTGGAGGAATAGCTCTAGATGTTTTGCCAAAAGGTGGAGGAAAAGGACAAGCTCTTGCTTATCTTCTGAAGAAGCTCAATACTGAAGGGAAACTTCCTCTTAATACTCTTGTTTGTGGTGACTCCGGAAACGATACTGAACTATTTACTATTCCCAATGTCTATGGTGTCATG GTAAGCAATGCACGAGAAGAGTTGTTGGAGTGGTATGCTGAAAACGGGAAAGACAATTCGAACATAATCCATGCGAGTGAGAGGTGTGCGGGTGGGATTATAGAAGCGATAGGCCATTTTAAGCTCGGCCCCAAACTTTCTCCGAGAGATGTGTCTGACTTCTTGCAGTGCAAGTCGGATAATGTGAACCCGGGTCATGCAGTTGTGGAGTTTTTCTTGTTCTATGAGAGATGGAGACGAGGTGAAATTGAGAATTGTGAAGCATACACAAAAAGTCTCAAAGCTTCATGT GATCCTGCTGGCGTCTTTGTCCATCCATCTGGTGCTGAAAAATCACTCAGAGACACTATTGACGAGCTTGGGAAGTACCATGGGGACAAAAAAGACAAGAAGTTCCGGGTTTGGACAGATCAGGTTCTGGCAACAGAAACTACTCATGGGACTTGGATTGTAAAGCTTGATAAATGGGAACAAACTG GGAGTGAAAGGAAATGCTGCACAACAACCGTCAAATTCACCTCAAAG GAAAATGAAGGGTTTGTGTGGGAAAATGTGCAGCAAACATGGTCGGAAGAATCAGAGGTGAAAGATGATAGCAACTGGATAATCTGA